A genomic stretch from Coffea arabica cultivar ET-39 chromosome 10c, Coffea Arabica ET-39 HiFi, whole genome shotgun sequence includes:
- the LOC113713315 gene encoding lysophospholipid acyltransferase LPEAT1 isoform X5 has protein sequence MESELKTLNPNPAQIQPTQRSPPVDDNLTKDDRPLLKPEPVPPGPTQNPATTTAPDIEELEKKYAAYVRRDVYGVMGRGDLPWVEKLLLGLALVTLVPLRVVSGLTVLVLYYFICRICTAFLAPNREDEQEDYAHMGGWRRAVIVQTGRFCSRALLFIFGFYWISETHRDIVDVSFNGKFGTQAESKDQSQDSARPGVIVSNHVSYLDILYHMSSSFPSFVAKRSVAKLPLIGLISKCLGCVYVQRESKSSDFKGVSGIVNDRIKEAHQDKNAPMMMLFPEGTTTNGDFLLPFKTGAFLAKAPVLPVILRYPYQRFSPAWDSISGVRHVFFLLCQFVNYMEVTKLPVYHPSQQEKDDPRLYAENVRRLMAHEGGLVLSDIGLAEKRVYHAALNGVFCQQ, from the exons ATGGAGTCCGAGCTCAAAACCCTTAACCCGAATCCAGCTCAAATTCAACCTACCCAGCGGTCCCCACCCGTCGATGATAACTTAACAAAAGATGACCGCCCGCTTCTCAAACCCGAACCTGTGCCCCCCGGCCCGACCCAGAACCCCGCCACCACGACCGCCCCTGACATTGAAGAGCTGGAGAAGAAGTATGCCGCCTACGTCAGGCGCGATGTTTATGGGGTAATGGGTCGGGGCGATTTGCCCTGGGTGGAGAAGCTGCTCCTGGGTTTGGCCCTGGTGACGCTGGTGCCTTTGAGGGTGGTGTCTGGGTTGACGGTGCTGGTGCTTTATTACTTCATTTGTAGGATTTGTACAGCGTTTTTGGCTCCGAATCGGGAGGATGAGCAGGAGGATTATGCTCACATGGGTGGGTGGAGGAGGGCTGTGATCGTCCAAACCGGGAGATTTTGTTCTCGGGCTCTGCTTTTTATTTTCGGGTTTTATTGGATTAGCGAAACTCATCGGGACATCGTGGATGTTAGTTTCAATGGGAAGTTTGGTACCCAG GCTGAGTCCAAAGATCAATCACAAGATTCTGCAAGACCTGGAGTGATTGTTTCAAATCATGTGTCTTATTTGGATATCTTGTACCACATGTCATCTTCTTTTCCCAGCTTTGTTGCCAAG AGATCAGTGGCTAAACTTCCTCTAATTGGTCTCATCAG CAAATGCCTTGGTTGTGTCTATGTCCAACGGGAGTCGAAATCATCCGACTTCAAAGGTGTCTCAG GTATTGTTAATGACAGAATTAAGGAAGCTCATCAGGATAAGAATGCCCCTATGATGATGCTCTTCCCAG AAGGCACAACAACTAACGGAGACTTCCTCCTTCCATTTAAAACTGGTGCCTTTTTGGCAAAAGCTCCTGTGCTCCCGGTTATTTTAAGGTATCCATACCAGAGATTCAGTCCTGCCTGGGACTCCATTTCAGGA GTGAGACATGTATTTTTCCTTCTCTGCCAATTTGTAAATTACATGGAGGTGACAAAGCTACCTGTGTATCACCCGTCACAGCAAGAGAAGGATGATCCAAGGCTTTATGCAGAAAACGTCAGGAGGTTAATGGCTCATGAG GGTGGTTTAGTGCTCTCAGATATTGGCTTGGCTGAGAAACGAGTATATCATGCTGCTCTCAATG GTGTATTTTGTCAACAGTAA
- the LOC113713315 gene encoding lysophospholipid acyltransferase LPEAT1 isoform X2, producing the protein MESELKTLNPNPAQIQPTQRSPPVDDNLTKDDRPLLKPEPVPPGPTQNPATTTAPDIEELEKKYAAYVRRDVYGVMGRGDLPWVEKLLLGLALVTLVPLRVVSGLTVLVLYYFICRICTAFLAPNREDEQEDYAHMGGWRRAVIVQTGRFCSRALLFIFGFYWISETHRDIVDVSFNGKFGTQVAEVWTILDEKCDKVWSLMSCINLFDWKQLGYSGTHKLSTLAESKDQSQDSARPGVIVSNHVSYLDILYHMSSSFPSFVAKRSVAKLPLIGLISKCLGCVYVQRESKSSDFKGVSGIVNDRIKEAHQDKNAPMMMLFPEGTTTNGDFLLPFKTGAFLAKAPVLPVILRYPYQRFSPAWDSISGVRHVFFLLCQFVNYMEVTKLPVYHPSQQEKDDPRLYAENVRRLMAHEGGLVLSDIGLAEKRVYHAALNGVFCQQ; encoded by the exons ATGGAGTCCGAGCTCAAAACCCTTAACCCGAATCCAGCTCAAATTCAACCTACCCAGCGGTCCCCACCCGTCGATGATAACTTAACAAAAGATGACCGCCCGCTTCTCAAACCCGAACCTGTGCCCCCCGGCCCGACCCAGAACCCCGCCACCACGACCGCCCCTGACATTGAAGAGCTGGAGAAGAAGTATGCCGCCTACGTCAGGCGCGATGTTTATGGGGTAATGGGTCGGGGCGATTTGCCCTGGGTGGAGAAGCTGCTCCTGGGTTTGGCCCTGGTGACGCTGGTGCCTTTGAGGGTGGTGTCTGGGTTGACGGTGCTGGTGCTTTATTACTTCATTTGTAGGATTTGTACAGCGTTTTTGGCTCCGAATCGGGAGGATGAGCAGGAGGATTATGCTCACATGGGTGGGTGGAGGAGGGCTGTGATCGTCCAAACCGGGAGATTTTGTTCTCGGGCTCTGCTTTTTATTTTCGGGTTTTATTGGATTAGCGAAACTCATCGGGACATCGTGGATGTTAGTTTCAATGGGAAGTTTGGTACCCAG GTTGCTGAAGTGTGGACTATTTTGGATGAGAAATGTGATAAAGTTTGGAGCTTGATGTCATGCATTAATCTCTTTGACTGGAAACAGTTAGGATATTCAGGAACTCACAAGCTGTCAACTTTG GCTGAGTCCAAAGATCAATCACAAGATTCTGCAAGACCTGGAGTGATTGTTTCAAATCATGTGTCTTATTTGGATATCTTGTACCACATGTCATCTTCTTTTCCCAGCTTTGTTGCCAAG AGATCAGTGGCTAAACTTCCTCTAATTGGTCTCATCAG CAAATGCCTTGGTTGTGTCTATGTCCAACGGGAGTCGAAATCATCCGACTTCAAAGGTGTCTCAG GTATTGTTAATGACAGAATTAAGGAAGCTCATCAGGATAAGAATGCCCCTATGATGATGCTCTTCCCAG AAGGCACAACAACTAACGGAGACTTCCTCCTTCCATTTAAAACTGGTGCCTTTTTGGCAAAAGCTCCTGTGCTCCCGGTTATTTTAAGGTATCCATACCAGAGATTCAGTCCTGCCTGGGACTCCATTTCAGGA GTGAGACATGTATTTTTCCTTCTCTGCCAATTTGTAAATTACATGGAGGTGACAAAGCTACCTGTGTATCACCCGTCACAGCAAGAGAAGGATGATCCAAGGCTTTATGCAGAAAACGTCAGGAGGTTAATGGCTCATGAG GGTGGTTTAGTGCTCTCAGATATTGGCTTGGCTGAGAAACGAGTATATCATGCTGCTCTCAATG GTGTATTTTGTCAACAGTAA
- the LOC113713315 gene encoding lysophospholipid acyltransferase LPEAT1 isoform X1 → MESELKTLNPNPAQIQPTQRSPPVDDNLTKDDRPLLKPEPVPPGPTQNPATTTAPDIEELEKKYAAYVRRDVYGVMGRGDLPWVEKLLLGLALVTLVPLRVVSGLTVLVLYYFICRICTAFLAPNREDEQEDYAHMGGWRRAVIVQTGRFCSRALLFIFGFYWISETHRDIVDVSFNGKFGTQVAEVWTILDEKCDKVWSLMSCINLFDWKQLGYSGTHKLSTLAESKDQSQDSARPGVIVSNHVSYLDILYHMSSSFPSFVAKRSVAKLPLIGLISKCLGCVYVQRESKSSDFKGVSGIVNDRIKEAHQDKNAPMMMLFPEGTTTNGDFLLPFKTGAFLAKAPVLPVILRYPYQRFSPAWDSISGVRHVFFLLCQFVNYMEVTKLPVYHPSQQEKDDPRLYAENVRRLMAHEGGLVLSDIGLAEKRVYHAALNGNTSIPTVLHQKDD, encoded by the exons ATGGAGTCCGAGCTCAAAACCCTTAACCCGAATCCAGCTCAAATTCAACCTACCCAGCGGTCCCCACCCGTCGATGATAACTTAACAAAAGATGACCGCCCGCTTCTCAAACCCGAACCTGTGCCCCCCGGCCCGACCCAGAACCCCGCCACCACGACCGCCCCTGACATTGAAGAGCTGGAGAAGAAGTATGCCGCCTACGTCAGGCGCGATGTTTATGGGGTAATGGGTCGGGGCGATTTGCCCTGGGTGGAGAAGCTGCTCCTGGGTTTGGCCCTGGTGACGCTGGTGCCTTTGAGGGTGGTGTCTGGGTTGACGGTGCTGGTGCTTTATTACTTCATTTGTAGGATTTGTACAGCGTTTTTGGCTCCGAATCGGGAGGATGAGCAGGAGGATTATGCTCACATGGGTGGGTGGAGGAGGGCTGTGATCGTCCAAACCGGGAGATTTTGTTCTCGGGCTCTGCTTTTTATTTTCGGGTTTTATTGGATTAGCGAAACTCATCGGGACATCGTGGATGTTAGTTTCAATGGGAAGTTTGGTACCCAG GTTGCTGAAGTGTGGACTATTTTGGATGAGAAATGTGATAAAGTTTGGAGCTTGATGTCATGCATTAATCTCTTTGACTGGAAACAGTTAGGATATTCAGGAACTCACAAGCTGTCAACTTTG GCTGAGTCCAAAGATCAATCACAAGATTCTGCAAGACCTGGAGTGATTGTTTCAAATCATGTGTCTTATTTGGATATCTTGTACCACATGTCATCTTCTTTTCCCAGCTTTGTTGCCAAG AGATCAGTGGCTAAACTTCCTCTAATTGGTCTCATCAG CAAATGCCTTGGTTGTGTCTATGTCCAACGGGAGTCGAAATCATCCGACTTCAAAGGTGTCTCAG GTATTGTTAATGACAGAATTAAGGAAGCTCATCAGGATAAGAATGCCCCTATGATGATGCTCTTCCCAG AAGGCACAACAACTAACGGAGACTTCCTCCTTCCATTTAAAACTGGTGCCTTTTTGGCAAAAGCTCCTGTGCTCCCGGTTATTTTAAGGTATCCATACCAGAGATTCAGTCCTGCCTGGGACTCCATTTCAGGA GTGAGACATGTATTTTTCCTTCTCTGCCAATTTGTAAATTACATGGAGGTGACAAAGCTACCTGTGTATCACCCGTCACAGCAAGAGAAGGATGATCCAAGGCTTTATGCAGAAAACGTCAGGAGGTTAATGGCTCATGAG GGTGGTTTAGTGCTCTCAGATATTGGCTTGGCTGAGAAACGAGTATATCATGCTGCTCTCAATGGTAATACTAGCATACCTACTGTTTTGCATCAGAAAGACGATTGA
- the LOC113713315 gene encoding lysophospholipid acyltransferase LPEAT1 isoform X3, with translation MESELKTLNPNPAQIQPTQRSPPVDDNLTKDDRPLLKPEPVPPGPTQNPATTTAPDIEELEKKYAAYVRRDVYGVMGRGDLPWVEKLLLGLALVTLVPLRVVSGLTVLVLYYFICRICTAFLAPNREDEQEDYAHMGGWRRAVIVQTGRFCSRALLFIFGFYWISETHRDIVDVSFNGKFGTQVSFSAESKDQSQDSARPGVIVSNHVSYLDILYHMSSSFPSFVAKRSVAKLPLIGLISKCLGCVYVQRESKSSDFKGVSGIVNDRIKEAHQDKNAPMMMLFPEGTTTNGDFLLPFKTGAFLAKAPVLPVILRYPYQRFSPAWDSISGVRHVFFLLCQFVNYMEVTKLPVYHPSQQEKDDPRLYAENVRRLMAHEGGLVLSDIGLAEKRVYHAALNGNTSIPTVLHQKDD, from the exons ATGGAGTCCGAGCTCAAAACCCTTAACCCGAATCCAGCTCAAATTCAACCTACCCAGCGGTCCCCACCCGTCGATGATAACTTAACAAAAGATGACCGCCCGCTTCTCAAACCCGAACCTGTGCCCCCCGGCCCGACCCAGAACCCCGCCACCACGACCGCCCCTGACATTGAAGAGCTGGAGAAGAAGTATGCCGCCTACGTCAGGCGCGATGTTTATGGGGTAATGGGTCGGGGCGATTTGCCCTGGGTGGAGAAGCTGCTCCTGGGTTTGGCCCTGGTGACGCTGGTGCCTTTGAGGGTGGTGTCTGGGTTGACGGTGCTGGTGCTTTATTACTTCATTTGTAGGATTTGTACAGCGTTTTTGGCTCCGAATCGGGAGGATGAGCAGGAGGATTATGCTCACATGGGTGGGTGGAGGAGGGCTGTGATCGTCCAAACCGGGAGATTTTGTTCTCGGGCTCTGCTTTTTATTTTCGGGTTTTATTGGATTAGCGAAACTCATCGGGACATCGTGGATGTTAGTTTCAATGGGAAGTTTGGTACCCAGGTATCCTTTTCG GCTGAGTCCAAAGATCAATCACAAGATTCTGCAAGACCTGGAGTGATTGTTTCAAATCATGTGTCTTATTTGGATATCTTGTACCACATGTCATCTTCTTTTCCCAGCTTTGTTGCCAAG AGATCAGTGGCTAAACTTCCTCTAATTGGTCTCATCAG CAAATGCCTTGGTTGTGTCTATGTCCAACGGGAGTCGAAATCATCCGACTTCAAAGGTGTCTCAG GTATTGTTAATGACAGAATTAAGGAAGCTCATCAGGATAAGAATGCCCCTATGATGATGCTCTTCCCAG AAGGCACAACAACTAACGGAGACTTCCTCCTTCCATTTAAAACTGGTGCCTTTTTGGCAAAAGCTCCTGTGCTCCCGGTTATTTTAAGGTATCCATACCAGAGATTCAGTCCTGCCTGGGACTCCATTTCAGGA GTGAGACATGTATTTTTCCTTCTCTGCCAATTTGTAAATTACATGGAGGTGACAAAGCTACCTGTGTATCACCCGTCACAGCAAGAGAAGGATGATCCAAGGCTTTATGCAGAAAACGTCAGGAGGTTAATGGCTCATGAG GGTGGTTTAGTGCTCTCAGATATTGGCTTGGCTGAGAAACGAGTATATCATGCTGCTCTCAATGGTAATACTAGCATACCTACTGTTTTGCATCAGAAAGACGATTGA
- the LOC113713315 gene encoding lysophospholipid acyltransferase LPEAT1 isoform X4, protein MESELKTLNPNPAQIQPTQRSPPVDDNLTKDDRPLLKPEPVPPGPTQNPATTTAPDIEELEKKYAAYVRRDVYGVMGRGDLPWVEKLLLGLALVTLVPLRVVSGLTVLVLYYFICRICTAFLAPNREDEQEDYAHMGGWRRAVIVQTGRFCSRALLFIFGFYWISETHRDIVDVSFNGKFGTQAESKDQSQDSARPGVIVSNHVSYLDILYHMSSSFPSFVAKRSVAKLPLIGLISKCLGCVYVQRESKSSDFKGVSGIVNDRIKEAHQDKNAPMMMLFPEGTTTNGDFLLPFKTGAFLAKAPVLPVILRYPYQRFSPAWDSISGVRHVFFLLCQFVNYMEVTKLPVYHPSQQEKDDPRLYAENVRRLMAHEGGLVLSDIGLAEKRVYHAALNGNTSIPTVLHQKDD, encoded by the exons ATGGAGTCCGAGCTCAAAACCCTTAACCCGAATCCAGCTCAAATTCAACCTACCCAGCGGTCCCCACCCGTCGATGATAACTTAACAAAAGATGACCGCCCGCTTCTCAAACCCGAACCTGTGCCCCCCGGCCCGACCCAGAACCCCGCCACCACGACCGCCCCTGACATTGAAGAGCTGGAGAAGAAGTATGCCGCCTACGTCAGGCGCGATGTTTATGGGGTAATGGGTCGGGGCGATTTGCCCTGGGTGGAGAAGCTGCTCCTGGGTTTGGCCCTGGTGACGCTGGTGCCTTTGAGGGTGGTGTCTGGGTTGACGGTGCTGGTGCTTTATTACTTCATTTGTAGGATTTGTACAGCGTTTTTGGCTCCGAATCGGGAGGATGAGCAGGAGGATTATGCTCACATGGGTGGGTGGAGGAGGGCTGTGATCGTCCAAACCGGGAGATTTTGTTCTCGGGCTCTGCTTTTTATTTTCGGGTTTTATTGGATTAGCGAAACTCATCGGGACATCGTGGATGTTAGTTTCAATGGGAAGTTTGGTACCCAG GCTGAGTCCAAAGATCAATCACAAGATTCTGCAAGACCTGGAGTGATTGTTTCAAATCATGTGTCTTATTTGGATATCTTGTACCACATGTCATCTTCTTTTCCCAGCTTTGTTGCCAAG AGATCAGTGGCTAAACTTCCTCTAATTGGTCTCATCAG CAAATGCCTTGGTTGTGTCTATGTCCAACGGGAGTCGAAATCATCCGACTTCAAAGGTGTCTCAG GTATTGTTAATGACAGAATTAAGGAAGCTCATCAGGATAAGAATGCCCCTATGATGATGCTCTTCCCAG AAGGCACAACAACTAACGGAGACTTCCTCCTTCCATTTAAAACTGGTGCCTTTTTGGCAAAAGCTCCTGTGCTCCCGGTTATTTTAAGGTATCCATACCAGAGATTCAGTCCTGCCTGGGACTCCATTTCAGGA GTGAGACATGTATTTTTCCTTCTCTGCCAATTTGTAAATTACATGGAGGTGACAAAGCTACCTGTGTATCACCCGTCACAGCAAGAGAAGGATGATCCAAGGCTTTATGCAGAAAACGTCAGGAGGTTAATGGCTCATGAG GGTGGTTTAGTGCTCTCAGATATTGGCTTGGCTGAGAAACGAGTATATCATGCTGCTCTCAATGGTAATACTAGCATACCTACTGTTTTGCATCAGAAAGACGATTGA
- the LOC113713316 gene encoding peroxisomal membrane protein 11A-like, translating into MEAKASPPSSSQNPISNGAKNRDFLLRLEAYLARRDGVDKLLKISRYATKIILASSFLSDGQTITPRLKSFESSVGLSRKAFRLGKFVQDVNALRFSCFSSHQDLTFSIIAYGGEGLYYFIEQFVWLAKAGLIDKKNLNRLQKMSAWLEFIGYIGSVSLKVRELKRINEDEACLMSIVKISALRGIGCAEELEKLRKLKEKKLLKRLSVVQDLADSLMALADIRDGKGRLLAPLLISSAGLLSAIISTHKNWISC; encoded by the coding sequence ATGGAAGCAAAAGCATCGCCTCCGTCGTCTTCGCAAAATCCAATTtccaacggcgccaaaaatcgAGACTTTTTGCTTCGACTCGAAGCCTACTTAGCCAGACGCGATGGAGTCGATAAGCTATTGAAAATCTCAAGATACGCTACAAAAATCATCCTGGCATCTTCCTTTTTATCCGACGGCCAGACCATTACTCCCCGGCTCAAATCATTCGAGTCCAGCGTCGGCCTCAGTCGGAAAGCCTTTCGCCTAGGTAAATTCGTCCAAGATGTTAATGCCCTTCGCTTTTCTTGCTTTTCATCCCATCAAGATTTGACCTTTTCGATCATTGCTTATGGAGGAGAGGGATTGTACTATTTTATCGAACAGTTTGTTTGGCTAGCTAAGGCGGGTCTGATTGATAAGAAGAATTTGAATCGGTTGCAGAAAATGAGTGCTTGGTTAGAGTTTATTGGGTATATTGGGAGTGTGAGTCTGAAGGTGAGGGAATTGAAGAGGATCAATGAAGATGAGGCTTGTTTGATGTCGATTGTAAAGATTTCTGCGCTGAGGGGAATCGGTTGTGCCGAGGAACTGGAGAAGTTGAGGAAGCTAAAGGAGAAGAAGTTGTTGAAGAGGCTTTCCGTTGTTCAAGATTTGGCTGATAGTTTGATGGCTTTGGCTGATATTCGTGATGGTAAAGGAAGGCTGTTGGCTCCTCTCTTGATTTCGTCAGCTGGGCTGTTGTCAGCTATCATTAGTACTCACAAAAATTGGATTTCTTGCTAG
- the LOC113713318 gene encoding anthocyanidin 3-O-glucosyltransferase 5-like has translation MVVSKEVKPHIALLPSPGMGHITPLFEFAKRLVTNHGILVSFLVITADASAAQTQLFQSPDIPAGICIVNIPPVDMSNVINENTLVLSRVCLTVQESLKLLRSILVEVKPKVLIVDLFTSQAIEVARELSISVYSFYTASAGLLAFSLYLPTLDREVEGEYVDLLEPIKVPGTRPERIEDLLDQVRNRKIDEYKWFLFHMSRLALVDGILENSWEDLEPLSLKAVREHEYYKTVQAPPVYPIGPLIKPDEFITDKDARIFTWLDNQPPDSVLFVAFGSGGTLTSEQLTELAWGLEMSEQRFILVARNPSDASASAAFFNVGGDQNDPSTYLPEGFAERTQGVGLIVHSWVPQAAILGHSSSGAFLSHCGWNSSLESLSHGVPILAWPLYAEQRMNATLLEEGVGVAVKPVVQPGKKVVGREEIERVVRLIMEGEEGKVMRRRAEQLKESADTALSCGGSSYNSVCQVADIWKSLV, from the coding sequence ATGGTGGTCTCCAAGGAAGTCAAACCACACATAGCCTTGCTCCCCAGCCCAGGAATGGGACATATTACCCCACTCTTCGAGTTTGCTAAACGCCTGGTGACAAACCACGGCATTCTAGTTAGCTTCCTCGTCATCACCGCCGATGCCTCGGCGGCCCAGACCCAACTTTTCCAGTCTCCCGATATTCCCGCCGGCATCTGCATTGTCAACATTCCTCCGGTTGACATGTCAAACGTTATCAACGAGAACACCTTAGTCCTCTCCCGCGTATGCCTCACCGTCCAAGAATCCTTGAAACTTCTTAGGTCCATTTTGGTTGAGGTAAAACCAAAGGTTCTCATTGTCGACCTCTTTACTAGCCAAGCTATTGAGGTAGCCAGAGAGCTCTCTATTTCAGTGTATTCATTTTACACTGCATCAGCAGGTTTGCTAGCATTTTCACTGTACCTTCCCACCCTTGACCGTGAAGTCGAAGGCGAGTACGTGGACCTTCTAGAGCCCATCAAGGTCCCTGGTACTCGGCCAGAACGGATTGAGGACCTCCTGGACCAGGTAAGGAACCGCAAGATTGATGAATATAAATGGTTTTTGTTTCACATGAGCAGGTTGGCTCTTGTTGATGGTATTCTGGAGAATAGCTGGGAGGATCTTGAACCTTTATCCCTCAAAGCAGTGAGAGAACACGAGTATTACAAAACCGTACAAGCTCCACCGGTTTATCCAATCGGCCCGTTGATCAAACCAGATGAATTCATCACGGATAAAGATGCCAGAATTTTTACATGGCTCGATAACCAACCCCCGGATTCTGTTTTGTTCGTGGCCTTTGGTAGCGGTGGAACGCTAACAAGTGAACAACTGACTGAGCTAGCGTGGGGCCTGGAGATGAGTGAGCAAAGGTTCATTCTTGTGGCGCGTAATCCTTCAGATGCTAGCGCTTCTGCAGCATTTTTCAACGTGGGAGGTGACCAAAACGACCCTTCAACCTACTTGCCTGAAGGATTTGCGGAGAGGACACAGGGCGTGGGGCTTATTGTGCACTCTTGGGTTCCGCAAGCTGCGATTCTTGGACATTCATCTAGTGGAGCATTTTTGTCGCACTGCGGTTGGAACTCGTCTTTGGAGAGTTTGTCTCATGGGGTGCCTATTCTTGCTTGGCCCCTTTACGCAGAGCAGAGAATGAATGCAACCCTTCTTGAGGAAGGGGTGGGCGTTGCCGTGAAGCCGGTGGTGCAGCCGGGGAAGAAGGTGGTTGGAAGAGAGGAGATTGAGAGAGTGGTGAGGTTGATAATGGAAGGTGAAGAAGGTAAGGTGATGAGGCGTAGAGCCGAACAGCTGAAAGAAAGTGCAGACACGGCATTGAGTTGTGGGGGTTCATCCTATAATTCAGTCTGCCAAGTTGCCGATATCTGGAAGTCCTTGGTTTAG
- the LOC113713792 gene encoding uncharacterized protein, translating into MSVAAELHSPEKPASETRKILGPGGNRVRVLEEEKGKKEGLKKKHSTNNNNNNTAAVDAKKLVSESPKAAVLKNRVGDSYSETSSCNGSVMKSVSSKRKVKNSSGVIAAKVVPHGGETLAVTRVAPGLVKRCDWITPNSETIYASFHDEEWGVPVKDETKLFELLVLSQALAELTWPTILSKRDIFRTIFNNFDLLSVASIDEKKLLALSTNGNSLLSEQKLRAIVENAKLVLKIQQEFGSFSDYCWRFVSHKPIGNGFRYARQVPAKTPKSELISRDLMQRGFRCVGPTVVYSFMQVAGMVNDHLVSCFRYNECNSNFNKDLDAEAKRDRRVMLVALETTCASNK; encoded by the exons ATGTCAGTGGCTGCCGAGCTGCACTCACCTGAAAAACCCGCTTCAGAAACCCGGAAAATTTTGGGTCCTGGAGGCAACCGGGTGCGAGTTCTTGAAGAAGAGAAGGGAAAGAAGGAGGGATTGAAGAAGAAGCATtctactaataataataataataatactgcCGCTGTTGATGCTAAGAAATTGGTGTCAGAGAGCCCGAAAGCAGCTGTATTGAAAAACAGGGTGGGTGACAGCTATTCGGAGACATCTTCATGCAATGGGTCGGTAATGAAAAGCGTGAGTTCAAAGAGGAAAGTGAAGAACTCTAGTGGTGTTATAGCTGCTAAAGTCGTGCCCCATGGGGGTGAGACTTTGGCAGTGACTCGAGTGGCTCCGGGTCTAGTTAAGCGTTGCGATTGGATCACGCCAAATTCTG AGACAATTTATGCTTCTTTCCATGATGAAGAGTGGGGAGTTCCAGTAAAGGATGAAACAAAGCTGTTTGAACTGCTTGTTTTATCACAGGCATTGGCTGAACTTACCTGGCCAACAATTCTTAGCAAGAGAGATATATTCAG GACGATATTCAACAACTTTGACCTATTATCTGTTGCTAGTATAGATGAGAAGAAGTTACTGGCATTGAGTACAAATGGCAATTCATTACTATCTGAACAAAAGCTTCGTGCAATTGTGGAAAATGCTAAGCTAGTGCTCAAG ATCCAGCAGGAGTTTGGTTCCTTCAGCGACTACTGTTGGCGATTTGTAAGCCACAAACCAATAGGAAATGGCTTCCGATATGCACGTCAAGTTCCTGCAAAAACACCAAAATCAGAACTGATAAGCAGGGATTTGATGCAAAGGGGCTTCCGGTGCGTGGGGCCTACTGTCGTATATTCATTCATGCAAGTGGCGGGGATGGTTAATGACCACCTCGTATCATGCTTTAGATACAATGAATGTAACAGTAACTTCAACAAGGATTTGGATGCCGAAGCCAAAAGAGACAGACGTGTGATGCTGGTTGCTTTGGAGACCACATGCGCATCAAACAAGTAA
- the LOC113714629 gene encoding protein BRASSINAZOLE-RESISTANT 1-like produces MMWEAGGSTASSSAAGGSGGGGGGGGVGGGSGGLVNGRRKPSWRERENNRRRERRRRAIAAKIYAGLRAQGDYNLPKHCDNNEVLKALCAEAGWIVESDGTTYRKGCRPPPIEIGSTSANITPSSSRNPSPPSSYFASPIPSYQPSPLSSSCPSPTRQEPNMASHPFAFLRNSIPSSLPPLRISNSAPVTPPLSSPTRLPKQIFNLEALAKESMNALNIPFFAASAPASPTRGQRFTPATIPECDESDSSTIDSGQWMNFQTYAPNMVPTSPTFNLMKPMAQPVSPMDVVSGKGKGIEFDFEKLPVKAWEGERIHEVGLDDLELTLGSGNAGI; encoded by the exons ATGATGTGGGAAGCTGGAGGATCAACTGCATCATCATCAGCGGCCGGTGGCAGcggtggtggtggaggtggaggaGGAGTAGGTGGAGGAAGTGGTGGCCTGGTTAATGGGAGGAGGAAGCCTTcatggagggagagggagaataATAGGAGGAGGGAAAGGAGGAGAAGAGCTATTGCAGCTAAGATTTATGCTGGGCTGAGAGCTCAGGGAGATTATAATCTCCCGAAGCACTGTGATAACAATGAAGTCTTGAAGGCTCTCTGTGCTGAAGCTGGTTGGATTGTCGAGTCTGATGGCACCACTTATAGAAAG GGATGCAGGCCACCTCCAATCGAGATTGGAAGCACTTCAGCAAACATCACACCAAGCTCTTCCAGGAATCCCAGTCCACCTTCTTCCTATTTTGCGAGTCCAATTCCTTCTTATCAACCGAGCCCCTTGTCCTCTTCCTGCCCTAGTCCAACCCGTCAGGAGCCCAACATGGCATCTCATCCATTTGCATTTCTCAGGAACTCCATTCCTTCATCTCTGCCTCCACTCCGAATATCGAATAGCGCCCCTGTGACTCCACCTCTTTCCTCCCCAACTAGACTTCCTAAGCAAATTTTTAATCTAGAGGCCCTTGCCAAAGAGTCCATGAATGCCTTGAACATCCCTTTCTTTGCTGCCTCTGCGCCAGCAAGTCCAACAAGAGGCCAACGATTTACTCCGGCCACTATACCTGAATGCGATGAGTCTGACTCATCCACAATTGATTCAGGCCAATGGATGAATTTCCAAACATATGCACCTAATATGGTGCCAACTTCACCAACCTTTAATCTGATGAAACCCATGGCTCAACCAGTTTCTCCCATGGATGTTGTCTCAGGAAAGGGTAAAGGTATAGAGTTTGACTTTGAGAAGCTACCAGTTAAGGCGTGGGAAGGGGAGAGGATTCATGAAgttgggttggatgatttggaGCTCACACTAGGAAGCGGAaatgctggcatttga